One region of Vidua chalybeata isolate OUT-0048 chromosome 26, bVidCha1 merged haplotype, whole genome shotgun sequence genomic DNA includes:
- the EPOP gene encoding elongin BC and Polycomb repressive complex 2-associated protein, with protein sequence MFLTCEGTLGIVPATMDYNVQARPGHFHAGYQQIEGINLGYLQINGTQMFALAQVLSDLFKDIPRTTISKKMETLKIKSRRCDLAELRTLKAINSVPTRAVKCSLISKADLEALCTSCKSLRRRKRRRKSRRREQLLLPGPGELFPCPRPPPCRAGGCCAPPGRAVPPPGPPQLQPARGGLFAGVPAGSPRHLALLHPAAAQPCALPAALGAAGRHRRGPCWPRGLVPPGAGPAAAGKGRCRGFPASKRQGTSAGYSSDSDSSLDLAASSPATSSDSSEEEEEEEEEEEEEEGDSSCSSEEGSSSESESSSLCSGDSVQSTRYRQAALPRFQPPREPLGEERPAEPPPSKALRPDPELLFLSQQLWARTLRASTLESLSAAAAPGAQPGLYARHEASPASSSSSSSSSSSSSSSSSSSSSSPPPSPSRSTPGGAPPQKERGFGDAGGKNLHKDTSNKSPSLERPRGASPGPAPSPEPAPELRASPAALGEPRPEHFDRLIRQSKLWCYAKGFNVDGKGLRHGRGSPEPWKGAELRFQPGGAGAESPAALRGRRDGSAKRRRLGRVTERQRGSSKARPPKTPRRNSRKGNAPCKASPPRNSFSLMGNFPCTPSLVVGEDGDLCPASSLGGKNSWALSKTHPLWRWHLGGSAIPVPPSLKFRGGSLEGP encoded by the coding sequence ATGTTCCTGACCTGCGAGGGCACCCTGGGGATCGTTCCGGCCACCATGGACTACAACGTGCAAGCCCGGCCGGGCCATTTCCACGCTGGCTACCAACAGATCGAAGGGATCAACTTGGGCTACTTACAGATCAACGGCACCCAGATGTTCGCGCTGGCCCAGGTGCTCAGCGACCTGTTCAAGGACATCCCCAGGACCACCATCAGCAAGAAGATGGAAACCTTAAAGATCAAGAGCCGCCGCTGTGACCTGGCCGAGCTGCGGACCCTCAAGGCCATCAACTCGGTGCCCACGCGCGCCGTGAAGTGCTCGCTCATCTCCAAGGCGGACCTGGAGGCTCTCTGCACCTCCTGCAAGAGCCTCCGccggaggaagaggaggaggaagagcaggagaagggagcagctgctgctgccgggcCCCGGGGAGCTCTTCCCCTGCCCGCGGCCCCCGCCCTGCAGAGCGGGCGGCTGCTGCGCTCCCCCCGGGCGGGCCGTGCCGCCCCCCGGCCCGCCGCAGCTCCAGCCCGCCCGGGGGGGGCTCTTTGCGGGTGTCCCGGCCGGCTCCCCCCGGCACCTGGCGCTGCTGCACCCCGCGGCCGCGCAGCCCTGCGCGCTCCCGGCCGCGCTGGGCGCCGCGGGCCGGCACCGGCGGGGCCCTTGCTGGCCCAGGGGGCTCGTCCCGCCCGGAGCGGGGCCCGCGGCCGCCGGGAAGGGCCGGTGCCGCGGCTTCCCCGCCTCCAAGCGCCAGGGAACGTCCGCCGGCTACTCCAGCGACTCGGACTCCAGCCTGGACCTCGCCGCGTCCAGCCCCGCCACCTCCAGCGACTccagcgaggaggaggaggaagaggaggaggaggaggaggaggaggaaggggacaGCTCGTGCAGCAGCGAGGAGGGCAGCTCCTCGGAGTCGGAGAGCAGCTCGCTGTGCAGCGGGGACTCGGTGCAGAGCACGCGGTACCGGCAGGCGGCCCTGCCCCGCTTCCAGCCCCCCCGGGAGCCGCTCGGGGAGGAGCGGCCGGCGGAGCCCCCCCCGAGCAAAGCGCTGCGCCCCGACCCCGAGCTCCTCTTCCTCTCGCAGCAGCTCTGGGCCCGCACCCTGCGAGCCTCAACTTTGGAAAGTTTGAGCGCGGCCGCAGCGCCGGGGGCTCAGCCGGGGCTGTACGCGAGGCACGAGGCctcccctgcctcctcctcctcctcctcctcctcctcctcttcctcctcctcctcctcctcctcctcctcctcctcgccccCTCCCTCCCCGAGCCGCAGCACCCCCGGGGGGGCCCCGCCACAAAAGGAGCGCGGCTTTGGGGACGCCGGAGGGAAGAATTTGCACAAAGATACCTCGAACAAAAGCCCCTCGTTAGAGCGGCCCCGCGGAGCCTCCCCGGGGCCGGCGCCTTCCCCCGAGCCGGCCCCGGAGCTGCGGGCGAGCCCCGCTGCCCTCGGCGAGCCCCGACCGGAGCATTTCGACCGCTTGATCCGCCAGTCCAAGCTGTGGTGCTACGCCAAGGGATTCAACGTGGACGGGAAAGGTTTGCGGCACGGCCGGGGCAGCCCGGAGCCCTGGAAGGGAGCGGAGCTGCGGTTCCAGCCCGGCGGAGCCGGAGCCGAGAGCCCCGCGGCGCTGCGAGGTCGCCGGGACGGCAGCGCCAAACGGCGGCGCCTCGGCAGGGTCACCGAGAGGCAGCGCGGCTCCTCCAAAGCCAGGCCGCCAAAAACTCCCAGGAGGAATTCCAGGAAGGGAAACGCTCCCTGCAAAGCCAGCCCGCCTCGGAATTCCTTCAGCCTGATGGGCAACTTCCCCTGCACGCCCTCGCTGGTGGTGGGCGAGGACGGGGATTTGTGCCCGGCGTCGTCGCTGGGTGGCAAAAACTCCTGGGCGCTGTCCAAGACGCACCCGCTGTGGCggtggcacctggggggcaGCGCCATCCCCGTGCCCCCCAGCCTCAAGTTCCGCGGAGGGTCCCTGGAGGGTCCCTGA